Proteins encoded by one window of Enterococcus saccharolyticus subsp. saccharolyticus:
- a CDS encoding argininosuccinate synthase — translation MKEKVILAYSGGLDTSVSVKWLVDEGYDVIACCLDVGEGRDTESIRQKALAVGASASYAIDAREEFAQDFALIALQGNTFYENSYPLVSALSRPLISKKLVELAHETNATTIAHGCTGKGNDQVRFEVAIAALDPSLKVIAPVREWKWSREEEIAYAQEKGVPIPADLDNPYSIDQNLWGRACECGVLEDPWATPPKGAYELTKELEDTPDQADIVQITFKKGVPVALDGKEMNLSSLVAELNQLAGNHGVGRIDHIENRLVGIKSREVYECPGAMTLMAAHKELEDLVFVRELAHFKPMIEHQLAQVIYNGLWFNPLTDALIAFLKSTQEYVNGVVRVKLFKGNIICEGRKSENSLYDENLATYTSADTFDQDAAVGFIKLWGLPSKVHAEIQAKQNNA, via the coding sequence ATGAAAGAAAAGGTTATTTTAGCTTACTCTGGAGGATTAGACACCTCTGTCTCAGTAAAATGGTTAGTAGATGAAGGATACGATGTTATTGCATGTTGTTTAGACGTGGGTGAAGGAAGAGATACTGAATCAATTCGCCAAAAAGCATTAGCTGTTGGTGCTAGCGCTTCTTATGCTATTGATGCTCGTGAAGAATTTGCACAAGATTTTGCTTTAATCGCTTTACAAGGGAATACATTTTATGAAAATTCTTACCCATTAGTTTCTGCTTTATCACGTCCTTTGATTTCTAAAAAATTGGTAGAATTAGCACATGAAACGAATGCGACAACTATCGCTCATGGTTGTACTGGAAAAGGAAATGACCAAGTACGTTTTGAAGTTGCTATCGCAGCGTTAGATCCATCTTTAAAAGTAATTGCACCTGTTCGTGAATGGAAATGGTCACGTGAAGAAGAAATTGCTTATGCCCAAGAAAAAGGAGTGCCAATTCCGGCTGACTTAGATAATCCATATTCTATTGACCAAAATCTATGGGGACGTGCATGTGAATGTGGCGTTTTAGAAGATCCATGGGCAACACCTCCAAAAGGGGCATATGAATTAACAAAAGAACTAGAAGATACACCTGATCAAGCTGATATTGTCCAAATTACCTTTAAAAAAGGTGTGCCGGTTGCATTAGACGGGAAAGAAATGAACTTGTCTTCTCTAGTTGCTGAATTGAATCAATTAGCAGGAAACCATGGTGTTGGTCGTATCGACCATATTGAAAATCGTCTCGTAGGGATTAAATCAAGAGAAGTTTACGAATGCCCAGGTGCAATGACCTTAATGGCTGCTCATAAAGAATTAGAAGATTTAGTTTTTGTTCGTGAATTAGCGCATTTTAAACCAATGATTGAGCACCAATTAGCACAAGTTATTTACAATGGCCTATGGTTCAATCCATTAACAGATGCCCTAATCGCCTTCTTAAAGAGTACACAAGAATATGTCAATGGCGTTGTTCGTGTGAAACTTTTCAAAGGAAATATTATTTGTGAAGGTAGAAAATCAGAAAATAGCTTATACGATGAAAATCTAGCAACTTATACTTCTGCAGA
- a CDS encoding amidase — translation MQDGLFWSEQLKTKQLSFQEYVEAIEQKVKKENPQLNALVTFDKDAALQQYNETKNIQETTFAGLPIPLKMLGHSKKGWLATSGSRLFIKQRATYTSHFVHGLERNGLIPLGQTAAPEFGFKNVTDAKIYGDTRNPWNLGHSAGGSSGGAASVVAAGIFPIAAASDGGGSIRIPASFNGLIGLKPTRGTMPVGPSGWRGWQGASISFALTVSMRDTQTLFYGMRGTELAAPYQAPAVEWHQHQPANKQPLKIAFTTTSPVGTPVSTEAKQAVKEAIAFLEEQGYELTEITYPVDGPRLIRDYYQMNGAETAAMFEDISQGFKREMTMEDMELMTWGIYQYGTKLSASSYVHSLQSWDEATDQMEKMFQEYDLFLTPATAHTAPKITTDLQSDSIRERLLHAAELSANEAAEVVYDMFEKSLALSPYTQLANLTGQPAISLPTFVTQEELPLGIQFMASKGREDLLFQIGLSFEEHQRFQLPKVYRV, via the coding sequence ATACAAGATGGATTATTTTGGTCAGAGCAATTGAAAACAAAGCAATTGTCTTTTCAAGAATACGTGGAAGCAATCGAGCAGAAAGTCAAAAAGGAAAATCCACAATTAAATGCCTTAGTCACTTTTGATAAAGATGCAGCCTTGCAACAATATAATGAAACAAAAAATATTCAAGAAACCACTTTTGCTGGTTTGCCGATTCCTTTAAAGATGTTAGGTCATTCTAAAAAAGGTTGGTTAGCAACATCAGGTAGTCGTTTGTTTATCAAACAACGTGCAACTTATACGAGTCATTTTGTTCATGGATTGGAAAGAAATGGCTTGATTCCATTGGGACAAACGGCCGCTCCAGAGTTTGGGTTTAAAAATGTAACGGATGCGAAAATTTATGGTGACACGAGAAATCCTTGGAACTTAGGGCATTCAGCAGGTGGATCAAGCGGTGGTGCCGCATCTGTTGTGGCGGCAGGTATCTTTCCAATTGCGGCAGCAAGTGATGGAGGTGGCTCGATTCGCATTCCAGCCTCATTTAATGGATTGATTGGTTTAAAACCAACCAGAGGAACAATGCCAGTAGGACCTTCAGGCTGGCGCGGATGGCAAGGAGCGTCGATTTCTTTTGCCTTAACTGTGTCAATGCGTGATACGCAGACGCTTTTTTATGGCATGCGTGGAACGGAATTAGCGGCTCCTTATCAAGCACCCGCAGTAGAATGGCATCAGCATCAACCAGCCAATAAACAGCCATTGAAAATTGCTTTTACAACGACATCTCCGGTAGGAACACCGGTGTCAACAGAGGCAAAACAAGCAGTGAAAGAAGCTATTGCATTTTTAGAAGAACAAGGCTATGAGCTAACAGAGATTACGTATCCAGTAGATGGTCCTCGTTTAATTCGTGACTATTATCAAATGAATGGTGCCGAAACAGCTGCAATGTTTGAAGATATTTCGCAAGGATTCAAACGTGAGATGACTATGGAAGATATGGAACTAATGACATGGGGCATTTACCAGTACGGGACTAAATTATCGGCATCAAGTTACGTCCATTCATTACAATCGTGGGATGAAGCGACGGATCAAATGGAGAAAATGTTCCAAGAATATGATTTGTTTTTAACTCCAGCAACCGCACATACTGCACCAAAAATAACGACAGATTTACAGAGTGACAGTATTCGTGAACGGTTGTTGCATGCAGCAGAACTTTCGGCAAATGAAGCGGCAGAAGTTGTCTACGACATGTTTGAAAAAAGTTTGGCATTATCACCGTATACGCAACTAGCAAATTTAACAGGACAACCTGCAATTAGTTTACCTACATTTGTTACGCAAGAAGAGTTGCCATTAGGCATTCAGTTTATGGCATCTAAAGGGCGAGAAGATTTGTTATTCCAAATTGGTTTGAGCTTTGAAGAACACCAACGTTTCCAACTTCCTAAAGTTTATCGTGTGTAA
- a CDS encoding YqeG family HAD IIIA-type phosphatase: protein MFSNYKPTWMVDAIYKVTPEQLNKHGIKAVLTDLDNTLIAWNNPDGTDELRIWLESMKKANIPVIVVSNNNAERVGRALQAFELDYVARALKPFAKGINKACKDLGVEKDAIVMVGDQIMTDIRAANRSGVKSILVRPVIDTDSWKTQLNRMMERKIMKYLLNKHPEMKWQGEIK, encoded by the coding sequence ATGTTTTCAAATTACAAACCAACTTGGATGGTAGATGCGATTTATAAAGTGACTCCTGAACAATTAAATAAACATGGTATCAAAGCTGTGTTGACTGATTTAGACAATACGTTAATTGCTTGGAATAACCCCGATGGAACAGACGAATTACGTATATGGCTTGAGTCCATGAAGAAAGCCAATATCCCTGTTATCGTGGTGTCAAATAACAATGCCGAACGTGTAGGACGAGCACTCCAAGCTTTTGAACTTGATTATGTTGCACGTGCCTTAAAACCTTTTGCAAAAGGCATTAACAAAGCGTGTAAGGATCTTGGCGTAGAAAAAGATGCCATTGTGATGGTAGGCGATCAAATTATGACCGACATTCGTGCTGCGAATCGTTCTGGTGTGAAAAGTATTTTGGTGCGTCCTGTAATCGATACGGATAGTTGGAAAACGCAATTGAACCGTATGATGGAACGAAAAATTATGAAATATCTTTTAAACAAACATCCGGAAATGAAATGGCAAGGTGAAATAAAATGA
- the yqeH gene encoding ribosome biogenesis GTPase YqeH: MTETIQCIGCGVTIQTENKDELGYTPNAALEKGLETGEVYCQRCFRLRHYNEIQDVSLTDDDFLRLLNELGQKDALIVNVVDIFDFNGSLIPGLHRFVGNNPVLLVGNKVDILPKSLKKSKLTQWMRERAHEAGLRPVDVLLTSAKKPHELSTLLDAIEEHRKGRDVYVVGVTNVGKSTLINQIIRQSAGVQELITTSRFPGTTLDKIEIPLEDGRFLIDTPGIIHRHQMAHYLGKKDLKIVAPHKEIKPKAYQLNSAQTLFLGGLARFDFIQGERSSFIAYVSNDVEIHRTKLEKADAFYDKHVGGLLQPPRAEEVAAFPELVRFEFSIKEKTDIVFAGLGWITVTQPGVVAGWAPKGVDVLRRKALI, from the coding sequence ATGACAGAAACAATTCAATGTATCGGTTGTGGCGTAACAATCCAAACTGAGAATAAAGATGAATTAGGCTATACACCCAATGCTGCATTGGAAAAAGGGTTAGAGACAGGTGAAGTTTATTGTCAACGCTGTTTTCGATTGCGTCACTACAATGAAATTCAAGATGTTTCATTAACTGATGATGACTTTTTGCGTCTTTTAAACGAATTAGGTCAAAAAGACGCATTGATTGTGAATGTGGTTGATATTTTTGACTTCAATGGTTCACTAATTCCTGGTTTGCATCGCTTTGTCGGTAATAATCCAGTGTTATTAGTGGGAAATAAAGTGGATATTTTACCTAAATCATTGAAAAAATCAAAATTAACTCAATGGATGCGTGAACGTGCGCATGAAGCTGGTTTACGCCCAGTTGATGTATTATTAACGAGCGCAAAAAAACCACATGAACTATCGACCTTATTAGATGCGATTGAAGAACATCGTAAGGGTCGCGATGTCTATGTTGTTGGTGTAACGAATGTTGGTAAATCAACTTTGATTAATCAAATTATTCGTCAATCCGCTGGTGTACAAGAACTAATTACGACGTCACGTTTCCCAGGAACGACTTTAGATAAAATTGAAATTCCATTAGAAGATGGTCGGTTTTTAATTGATACACCAGGAATCATCCATCGTCATCAGATGGCACATTATTTAGGAAAAAAAGATTTAAAAATTGTCGCACCTCACAAAGAAATTAAACCAAAAGCTTACCAATTAAATTCAGCGCAAACATTGTTCTTAGGTGGCTTGGCACGTTTTGATTTTATTCAAGGGGAGCGCAGTTCGTTTATTGCCTATGTCTCAAATGACGTAGAGATTCATCGAACAAAATTAGAAAAAGCAGATGCGTTTTATGACAAACATGTCGGTGGATTGTTACAACCACCACGTGCTGAAGAAGTTGCGGCGTTTCCTGAACTTGTTCGTTTTGAATTTTCAATTAAAGAAAAAACAGATATTGTCTTTGCTGGACTTGGCTGGATTACCGTAACGCAACCTGGCGTTGTTGCAGGATGGGCGCCTAAGGGTGTCGATGTGCTAAGAAGAAAAGCATTGATTTAA
- the yhbY gene encoding ribosome assembly RNA-binding protein YhbY produces MELRGKQKRFLRSEAHHLQPIFQVGKGGVNDAMVAQIGEALEKRELIKVSLLQNTDEIAEDVAAELEAALNCDIVQIIGRVLVVFKPSSKEKYQKISSRVRSI; encoded by the coding sequence ATGGAATTAAGAGGAAAACAAAAACGTTTTTTACGTAGCGAAGCACATCATTTACAACCAATCTTTCAAGTAGGAAAAGGTGGAGTAAATGATGCAATGGTCGCTCAAATTGGCGAAGCATTAGAAAAACGTGAATTAATTAAAGTGTCATTATTACAAAATACCGATGAAATTGCTGAAGATGTTGCAGCAGAATTAGAAGCTGCTTTAAATTGTGATATTGTTCAAATTATTGGACGTGTCTTAGTTGTATTTAAACCATCATCAAAAGAAAAATATCAAAAAATTTCATCACGTGTTCGTTCAATCTAA
- a CDS encoding nicotinate-nucleotide adenylyltransferase: MESIRTSPRKQVGILGGTFNPVHIAHLITADQVGKALGLETVALMPSNQPPHQDEKKTIDASHRLQMLELALADNPLLTIEPIELQRAGKSYTYDTMKLLTEQNPDTDYYFIIGGDMVEYLPKWYKIDELMQMVNFVGVRRPNYATETPYPIIWIDVPLMDVSSTQLRKKIAQGCSVNYLVPPNVVNYIQEKGLYLDEL; this comes from the coding sequence ATGGAATCAATTCGTACCTCACCACGAAAGCAAGTAGGGATTCTTGGCGGGACATTTAATCCTGTTCATATCGCTCATCTCATTACGGCCGATCAAGTGGGAAAAGCATTAGGGTTAGAAACTGTGGCATTAATGCCGTCTAATCAACCCCCACATCAAGACGAAAAAAAGACGATTGATGCGAGTCATCGTTTGCAGATGCTTGAATTAGCACTTGCAGACAATCCATTATTAACAATTGAACCGATTGAACTACAACGTGCAGGTAAAAGTTATACGTACGATACAATGAAATTACTGACGGAGCAAAATCCAGATACCGACTACTACTTCATTATCGGTGGTGACATGGTAGAATATCTACCAAAATGGTATAAGATTGATGAGTTAATGCAAATGGTAAACTTTGTTGGTGTACGTCGACCTAACTATGCAACGGAAACACCGTATCCAATTATTTGGATTGATGTACCATTGATGGATGTCAGCTCGACACAACTACGCAAAAAGATTGCACAAGGTTGTTCCGTTAATTACCTCGTTCCACCAAATGTAGTAAACTATATTCAAGAAAAGGGGCTGTACCTAGATGAATTATAG
- the yqeK gene encoding bis(5'-nucleosyl)-tetraphosphatase (symmetrical) YqeK, producing the protein MNYSGKYTKLERELLMQRVQMQMSEKRFRHVLGVEETAIALAGKYGASLEKASIAALTHDYAKERSDDEFQLVIRRDQFDLDLLHWGNEIWHGLVGANFVQRELEIDDEEILQAIRVHTTGAAEMSLLDKIIYVADYIEPGRKFPGVEKAREIALINLDDAVAYETKHTLAHLVEKEVPIYPKTIETYNKWVAKK; encoded by the coding sequence ATGAATTATAGTGGGAAATATACCAAATTAGAACGTGAATTATTAATGCAACGTGTCCAAATGCAAATGAGTGAAAAGCGTTTCCGTCACGTATTAGGTGTGGAAGAAACAGCCATTGCGCTTGCTGGTAAATATGGTGCTTCATTGGAAAAGGCGAGCATTGCGGCTTTAACGCACGATTATGCCAAAGAACGTTCGGACGATGAATTTCAATTAGTGATTCGTCGTGACCAGTTTGATTTGGATTTATTGCATTGGGGAAATGAAATTTGGCATGGCTTAGTAGGTGCAAATTTTGTTCAACGTGAATTAGAAATTGACGATGAAGAAATTTTGCAAGCAATTCGTGTGCATACGACAGGTGCTGCTGAAATGTCATTACTAGATAAAATTATTTATGTAGCTGACTATATCGAACCTGGTCGTAAATTTCCTGGTGTGGAAAAAGCACGTGAAATTGCCTTAATCAATTTAGATGATGCAGTTGCTTATGAAACCAAGCATACATTAGCACATCTTGTTGAAAAAGAGGTGCCAATTTATCCAAAAACAATTGAAACATACAACAAATGGGTCGCTAAAAAGTGA
- the rsfS gene encoding ribosome silencing factor has product MLEIAVRAADSKHAEDIIALDVHEISLLADYFVICSGNSDRQINAIVEEIIEQEEKAQVEVKRVEGKDGGKWVLIDLGDVIIHVFSNSERDFYNLEKLWSDAPLVDIREWVVE; this is encoded by the coding sequence ATTTTAGAAATCGCTGTTCGTGCAGCTGATTCTAAGCATGCAGAAGATATTATCGCATTAGACGTTCATGAAATTTCATTATTAGCAGATTATTTTGTCATCTGTTCAGGAAATAGTGATCGTCAAATTAATGCAATCGTTGAGGAAATCATCGAACAAGAAGAAAAAGCACAAGTAGAAGTAAAACGTGTGGAAGGAAAAGATGGCGGTAAATGGGTATTAATCGATTTAGGCGATGTAATTATCCATGTATTTAGCAATTCTGAACGTGATTTCTACAATCTTGAAAAACTTTGGTCAGATGCACCATTAGTTGACATTCGTGAATGGGTCGTTGAGTAA
- a CDS encoding class I SAM-dependent DNA methyltransferase translates to MAYETFAFVYDEVMDTGLYKRWLEFSLRHLGERKQVLELACGTGALAVEFAKDGFDVTALDLSEEMLMIASGRAQEAEVDIQFVEGDMLDLSDVGTYQAITCFSDSICYMQNEMDVQQVFDGVYQILEDEGVFIFDVHSTYQIDEVFPSYSYHYQTEEFAFLWDSYQGQTPHSIEHFLTFFVQDEEGRFIREDELHEERTYSLGTYLMLLENAGFSNVEAYADFIDSEPNEKSRRWFFVCHK, encoded by the coding sequence ATGGCGTATGAAACCTTTGCATTCGTTTATGACGAAGTAATGGATACGGGACTATATAAGCGTTGGTTAGAGTTCTCCTTACGTCATCTTGGTGAACGCAAACAAGTTTTAGAGTTAGCCTGTGGAACGGGTGCCTTAGCTGTGGAATTTGCAAAAGACGGATTTGATGTGACAGCATTGGATTTATCAGAAGAAATGTTAATGATTGCCAGTGGACGTGCACAAGAAGCAGAAGTTGATATTCAGTTTGTAGAAGGCGATATGTTGGATTTATCTGATGTGGGCACTTATCAAGCAATTACTTGTTTTTCTGATTCTATTTGCTATATGCAAAATGAAATGGATGTACAACAAGTATTTGATGGTGTGTATCAAATTCTTGAAGACGAAGGGGTCTTTATTTTTGATGTGCATTCAACTTATCAAATTGATGAAGTATTTCCTTCATACAGCTACCATTATCAAACAGAGGAATTTGCCTTTTTATGGGACAGTTATCAAGGTCAAACACCGCACAGCATTGAACATTTTTTAACATTTTTTGTTCAAGATGAAGAGGGGCGTTTTATTCGTGAAGATGAATTACATGAGGAACGAACGTATTCATTAGGTACGTATTTAATGTTGTTAGAAAATGCTGGATTTAGTAATGTCGAAGCTTATGCTGATTTTATCGATAGTGAACCAAATGAAAAAAGCCGTCGCTGGTTTTTTGTTTGTCATAAGTAA
- the trpE gene encoding anthranilate synthase component I → MKIIRQIQGDYLTPVSIFLRIQNDKKFLLESNPREAEEGARYSIIALDPVKELRYQEGIFSINGESFPCADPLKELEKHILHEEETIPEIPFQGGAIGYVGYDVAACYENIGEISKDELNVPDIYFYVFEVFVVYDHRTETVTIVHSNAYSQKTTDEMENRIQEVIEYLQTPSSKELIEKKELNLPFTSNVTQAEFENRVRKAKKLIEEGDLFQIVLSQRLQAEFEIDPFDYYRYLRLSNPSSYMYFLDFEELQVVGCSPESLVSVKNGLVTTNPIAGTRKRGATVEEDVALAEELLADEKERAEHMMLIDLGRNDIGQIAKRGTVRLPIHMTIEKYRYVMHIVSLVTGELKEGLTPMDALRATLPAGTVSGAPKIRAMTRIYELEPVKRGMYAGAVGYYSMDNQADFAIAIRTMLVKDKKAYIQAGAGIVADSDPTAEYYETLQKAKALLEVGR, encoded by the coding sequence ATGAAAATTATTCGACAAATTCAGGGGGATTATTTGACGCCTGTCTCCATTTTTTTAAGAATTCAAAATGATAAAAAATTTTTGCTAGAAAGTAATCCGCGTGAAGCAGAAGAAGGGGCGCGCTATTCAATTATTGCTCTTGATCCTGTTAAAGAATTACGCTATCAAGAAGGAATTTTTTCAATCAATGGCGAAAGCTTTCCTTGTGCCGATCCATTAAAAGAATTAGAAAAACATATTCTACATGAAGAAGAAACAATTCCTGAAATTCCCTTCCAAGGTGGGGCTATTGGTTATGTCGGTTATGATGTGGCAGCTTGCTATGAGAACATTGGCGAGATTTCAAAAGATGAATTAAATGTACCAGATATTTATTTTTATGTTTTTGAAGTTTTCGTCGTATACGATCATCGAACTGAAACGGTAACAATCGTACATTCAAATGCCTATAGTCAAAAAACAACTGACGAGATGGAAAATAGAATTCAAGAAGTTATTGAGTATTTACAAACACCTTCAAGCAAAGAATTGATTGAAAAAAAAGAATTGAATTTACCATTTACTAGTAATGTCACGCAAGCAGAATTTGAAAATCGTGTACGTAAAGCGAAAAAGTTAATTGAAGAAGGCGATTTGTTTCAAATTGTTTTGTCACAACGTTTACAAGCAGAATTTGAGATTGATCCATTTGATTATTATCGTTACTTACGTTTATCCAATCCGTCTTCGTATATGTATTTTCTTGATTTTGAAGAATTGCAAGTAGTAGGCTGTTCTCCTGAAAGTTTAGTGAGTGTCAAAAACGGATTGGTCACGACCAACCCAATTGCCGGTACTCGAAAACGTGGCGCAACGGTTGAAGAAGATGTTGCATTAGCCGAAGAATTATTAGCTGATGAAAAAGAACGTGCAGAGCATATGATGTTAATTGATTTAGGACGAAACGACATTGGACAAATTGCCAAACGTGGAACAGTTCGTTTACCGATTCATATGACGATTGAAAAATATCGTTATGTGATGCATATTGTTTCTTTAGTAACTGGTGAACTAAAAGAAGGATTAACACCAATGGATGCGTTACGAGCAACCTTGCCGGCAGGAACTGTCAGTGGAGCACCCAAAATTCGAGCGATGACACGCATTTATGAATTAGAACCTGTAAAACGTGGGATGTATGCTGGCGCTGTGGGTTATTATTCCATGGATAATCAAGCAGACTTTGCGATTGCGATTCGTACGATGTTAGTGAAAGACAAAAAAGCATATATTCAAGCAGGTGCGGGAATTGTCGCTGATTCAGATCCAACTGCTGAATATTATGAAACGTTACAAAAAGCCAAAGCTCTTTTGGAGGTGGGAAGATGA
- a CDS encoding aminodeoxychorismate/anthranilate synthase component II encodes MILLVDNYDSFTHNLAHQFHTELVILRNDDPNLMETAQKASAIVFSPGPGRPNEAGLMEEVIRRFYKEKPMLGICLGHQALGEVFGGKISIASKIMHGKVSQLKHEQQGLFRDVTLDTDIMRYHSLIIEPDTLPDVFEIYGYADDEIMAIKHKEYPVYGLQFHPESIGTTEGQTMIDTFLESVEDN; translated from the coding sequence ATGATTTTACTTGTTGATAATTATGATTCATTCACACATAATCTAGCACATCAATTTCATACAGAATTAGTCATTTTACGAAATGATGATCCCAATTTAATGGAGACGGCACAAAAAGCTTCAGCAATTGTGTTTTCACCAGGTCCAGGCCGACCAAATGAAGCGGGACTTATGGAAGAGGTAATTCGTCGTTTTTATAAAGAAAAACCGATGTTGGGTATTTGTTTAGGTCATCAAGCATTAGGAGAAGTTTTTGGAGGGAAAATTAGTATTGCGAGTAAAATCATGCATGGCAAGGTTTCTCAATTAAAGCATGAACAACAAGGATTGTTCCGGGATGTCACTTTAGACACCGATATCATGCGTTACCATTCTTTAATTATTGAACCGGATACTTTACCCGATGTTTTTGAAATATATGGTTATGCTGATGACGAAATTATGGCAATTAAACATAAAGAGTATCCTGTATATGGACTGCAATTTCACCCAGAATCAATTGGTACAACAGAAGGTCAGACAATGATTGATACATTCCTAGAGTCAGTGGAGGATAATTAA
- the trpD gene encoding anthranilate phosphoribosyltransferase, translating to MKDIFEKLYQGNDLTETEMTQLSEALFAGELKDTQISAALIALKMKGITSTEMAAIAKVMQKNALTIENAPVNAMDNCGTGGDHSNSFNVSTTTAFVLAAGGIPMAKHGNRSISSRSGSADVLEELGVKLMTSQEQISQLLNEIGIAFLFAQAMHPSMRYVSNVRRELATPTILNLIGPLTNPVHLETQLMGTFAGNLLKETAETLGKLGRKRAIVLQGAYGMDEANLAGDTKIALLEDGEVIEQTISAAEVGLPEYPLGAIVGGDAKRNAEILVSVLDNQPSPFLDTVLLNAGLGFYANGKVTSVQEGVEEARKVIASGAAREKLAQLVEKQKEVQ from the coding sequence ATGAAAGACATATTTGAAAAATTATATCAAGGAAATGATTTAACCGAAACAGAAATGACGCAATTATCCGAAGCGCTTTTTGCAGGTGAATTAAAAGATACTCAAATTTCTGCAGCGTTAATTGCTTTGAAAATGAAAGGTATTACGTCAACTGAAATGGCAGCTATTGCGAAAGTCATGCAAAAAAATGCGTTAACCATTGAAAATGCGCCAGTAAATGCGATGGATAATTGTGGGACAGGAGGCGATCATTCAAATAGCTTCAATGTCAGTACGACTACTGCTTTTGTATTGGCGGCTGGAGGAATTCCGATGGCAAAACACGGCAATCGTAGTATCTCAAGTCGTTCGGGTAGTGCCGATGTTTTAGAAGAGTTGGGTGTAAAATTAATGACATCGCAAGAACAAATTAGTCAATTGCTAAATGAAATTGGTATTGCCTTTTTATTTGCACAAGCGATGCATCCAAGTATGCGTTATGTGAGTAATGTTCGTCGTGAACTAGCAACCCCAACTATTTTAAATTTAATTGGTCCTTTAACCAATCCAGTGCATTTAGAAACGCAACTGATGGGGACTTTTGCAGGGAATTTATTAAAAGAAACCGCAGAAACGCTTGGAAAACTTGGACGAAAACGCGCGATTGTTTTACAAGGTGCGTACGGAATGGATGAAGCAAACTTGGCAGGCGATACCAAAATTGCGTTATTGGAAGATGGTGAAGTCATTGAGCAAACCATTTCTGCAGCAGAAGTGGGATTACCAGAATATCCATTAGGTGCAATTGTGGGTGGCGATGCGAAACGCAATGCAGAAATTTTAGTTTCTGTATTAGATAATCAACCATCTCCATTTTTAGATACCGTTTTATTAAATGCTGGTTTAGGATTTTACGCAAATGGCAAAGTAACGAGCGTTCAAGAAGGTGTCGAAGAAGCACGCAAAGTGATTGCTTCCGGAGCGGCTCGTGAAAAATTAGCTCAATTAGTTGAGAAACAAAAGGAGGTCCAGTAA